The following are encoded in a window of Lactobacillus intestinalis genomic DNA:
- a CDS encoding CPBP family intramembrane glutamic endopeptidase, producing MKIIKSVFKWVGIIIWLFLIFVFMQVPAVESTPVYSINSQQQFIEAFKHVNIPHNIFMMIIFVLLTFVMEWLVCVWLKNKLDFSKKLKQKYLILAIVAGIFSFILDILTMPSAFSNANHPDVFTETLKTPLGVILILDLILIAPTLEELLFQASIQKGVFKNLNSWVAIILTAFIFAGAHNITLNVAFLNRFLSGIAFGYVYQKTNDIKMPILSHSISNFLPLIICCIQAWT from the coding sequence ATGAAAATAATTAAATCTGTATTTAAATGGGTAGGAATAATAATTTGGCTATTTTTGATCTTTGTTTTCATGCAAGTTCCTGCTGTTGAAAGTACACCAGTTTATTCAATAAATAGCCAACAACAATTTATTGAAGCTTTCAAACATGTAAACATACCTCATAATATATTTATGATGATTATTTTTGTGCTACTTACCTTTGTGATGGAATGGCTCGTTTGTGTATGGCTTAAGAATAAATTGGACTTCTCAAAAAAATTAAAACAAAAATATTTGATTTTAGCTATAGTAGCAGGTATATTTAGCTTTATTTTGGATATATTAACAATGCCTTCTGCTTTTTCAAACGCAAATCATCCGGATGTATTTACTGAAACACTAAAAACACCGTTAGGAGTAATATTAATTCTAGATTTAATTTTAATTGCACCAACATTAGAAGAGTTATTATTTCAAGCAAGTATTCAAAAAGGTGTTTTTAAGAATTTAAATTCTTGGGTAGCAATTATTCTAACAGCATTTATTTTTGCCGGTGCACATAATATAACTCTAAATGTAGCTTTTCTTAACAGATTTTTATCAGGAATAGCATTTGGATATGTTTATCAAAAAACGAATGACATAAAAATGCCAATATTAAGTCATAGTATATCTAATTTTTTACCGCTAATAATATGTTGTATTCAAGCTTGGACTTAA
- a CDS encoding aspartate-semialdehyde dehydrogenase has product MSKEYNVAILGATGAVGRRMIDQLAKSTIPVKSVKLLASSRSAGTHLKFRDQDLVVEETTPDSFDGVDLVLSSAGGSVSKKFLPEAVKRGAVCVDNTSAFRMDEDVPLVVPEVNPEALKNHHGIIANPNCSTIQMVMALEPVRRKFGLKQIIVSTYQAASGAGQAAIDELKKESQAYLDGKNMQEDAHILPTKGDKKHYPLAFNLLPQIDVLEDSGYSHEEWKMIHETKKIMLNDMNSKDIKVTATCVRVPVPIAHGESVYFTVEDESATAQDIMDVIADFPGDVLQDDIKNQIYPQPINAEGSRDTFVGRIRPDYENPGAFNMWVVSDNLLKGAAWNTVENAEYLVKMGLI; this is encoded by the coding sequence ATGAGTAAGGAATATAATGTTGCAATTTTAGGTGCTACTGGTGCAGTTGGTAGAAGAATGATTGACCAATTAGCTAAGTCAACGATTCCGGTTAAAAGCGTGAAGCTGCTTGCTTCATCACGTTCAGCGGGCACGCATCTTAAGTTTCGGGATCAAGATTTAGTAGTTGAAGAAACTACTCCTGATTCTTTTGATGGTGTTGATTTAGTGTTGTCTTCAGCTGGTGGAAGTGTATCAAAGAAGTTTTTACCAGAAGCAGTTAAAAGAGGGGCCGTCTGTGTAGATAACACCAGTGCTTTTAGAATGGATGAAGATGTGCCTTTAGTAGTACCTGAAGTTAATCCGGAAGCTTTAAAGAATCATCACGGTATTATTGCTAATCCAAATTGTTCCACTATTCAGATGGTGATGGCGCTAGAACCAGTTCGCAGAAAGTTTGGCTTAAAGCAAATTATTGTTTCAACTTATCAAGCAGCTTCTGGTGCAGGCCAAGCCGCAATCGATGAACTTAAGAAAGAATCACAAGCCTACTTAGATGGTAAGAATATGCAAGAAGATGCACATATTTTGCCAACTAAAGGTGATAAAAAGCATTATCCTTTAGCATTTAATTTGCTTCCTCAAATTGATGTTTTAGAAGATAGTGGTTATTCTCATGAAGAATGGAAAATGATTCACGAGACTAAGAAGATTATGCTCAATGATATGAATTCTAAGGATATTAAGGTTACTGCAACTTGTGTGCGTGTACCTGTGCCCATCGCTCATGGGGAAAGTGTTTATTTCACTGTGGAAGATGAATCAGCTACTGCGCAAGATATTATGGATGTGATTGCGGATTTCCCAGGGGATGTATTGCAAGATGATATTAAAAATCAAATTTATCCTCAACCAATTAATGCAGAGGGTTCACGTGATACCTTTGTGGGAAGAATTCGCCCCGATTATGAAAACCCAGGAGCCTTTAATATGTGGGTTGTCTCCGATAACTTATTAAAAGGCGCTGCTTGGAATACTGTAGAAAATGCAGAGTATTTGGTAAAGATGGGTTTGATTTAG